In the genome of Montipora foliosa isolate CH-2021 chromosome 3, ASM3666993v2, whole genome shotgun sequence, one region contains:
- the LOC137997516 gene encoding ack-related non-receptor tyrosine kinase-like: MANIFRRGFWSSRRDRDHRCVERQAFLIAPEDLKIVDLIGDGQYGVVRRGEWTISRGEAKTELKEVAVKSLKNTADEKWLSNILREALTMQKLSHTNIVKFYGISYPPESDNTSPLILVTEFAPLGSLEQNLKNKGVSLVSTLCKFASQVAHGMHYLASQNLIHRDLSTRNILLFKQDLVKISDFGLARSLENNEARMVSLCTPLAFAWMPPEVLQDYMFTLASDVWSYGITLWEMFSFGQKPWATLPFERVREITNFEENKRLKRPDACPDGYYELIMLKSWESNPENRPTFKDIIENIIPVLQPKEVTTKLSHEAKDNDQLSFSKGEKVTVISSVGNGMLLVQSIEKCSIGLIDEKHVHIAKKSSSRLASRSISGPFNLKTESCKSFATDTMPEEAEEGHSREFADRMPSRHRATLTGLTVGGNENPYSADPVGCSEPYEALKCIGSNETPKEENIYKVPRSSTSIFCPDPGPKDELAADQKDTTTTPAGNHPDGKPTESAKRKPVPTPRRSKEWQTFRKDAVLVREIVSTTGLVRKDSDDKRTLIDERSEKDVKLKTISESQPSQVEEPGRMPPPDLEIPVNAEATSANSRRQGSDFLFGSFQPVQGEETFTASQSAGHVELNQQPEEIPEYEEIFDFVPPIPPKTHKQEDDLSVYKIPRSIPMQRHVGPNVNEAKVDEYVIKKIQEECGEDVDRGVCYSAFHQCQGNLEEAILMVKAQKLSTITGETIDFCKRTLKHCSHNIERAANYIFG, translated from the exons ATGGCAAACATCTTTCGGAGAGGTTTTTGG tCCTCGAGAAGAGACCGTGATCATCGATGCGTCGAGAGGCAAGCCTTTCTCATTGCCCCGGAAGATCTGAAAATTGTCGATTTAATTGGTGATGGGCAGTACGGTGTTGTTCGGCGTGGAGAGTGGACAATATCTCGTGGAGAAGCTAAAACT GAACTAAAGGAAGTTGCAGTCAAATCCCTCAAGAACACTGCTGATGAGAAGTGGCTGAGTAACATCCTTCGCGAAGCGTTAACCATGCAAAAGCTCTCTCACACTAATATCGTCAAGTTTTATGGAATATCGTATCCTCCTGAAAGTGACAACACGAGTCCGTTAATACTG GTTACAGAATTTGCCCCTCTGGGTTCATTGGAACAGAACTTAAAAAACAAAGGGGTATCCCTTGTGTCAACACTGTGTAAGTTCGCATCTCAGGTGGCACATGGCATGCATTACTTGGCGAGTCAGAACTTGATCCATCGGGATTTATCCACAAGGAATATCCTTTTATTCAAACAAGACCTG GTGAAGATCAGCGACTTTGGTTTGGCTCGATCGCTGGAGAATAATGAGGCCAGGATGGTCAGCCTATGCACGCCACTTGCCTTTGCTTG GATGCCCCCTGAGGTTTTACAAGATTATATGTTCACGCTAGCCAGTGATGTGTGGAGTTATGGAATAACACTCTGGGAGATGTTTTCCTTTGGCCAGAAGCCATGGGCTACATTGCCTTTTGAGAGG GTTCGGGAGATAACTAactttgaagaaaacaaacgtCTAAAAAGGCCGGATGCCTGTCCTGATGGATATTACGAATTGATTATGCTGAAAAGCTGGGAGAGTAATCCAGAGAACAGACCAACATTTAAGGACATTATTGAAAATATAATACCAGTG TTACAGCCAAAAGAAGTGACTACAAAACTTTCTCATGAAGCCAAGGACAACGATCAACTAAGTTTTTCTAAGGGAGAGAAAGTAACGGTTATATCAAG TGTTGGCAATGGCATGCTACTTGTTCAAAGCAttgaaaagtgttctattgggcTAATTGATGAGAAGCACGTTCATATTGCCAAGAAAAG cTCTTCCCGTTTAGCTTCACGTTCCATCAGTGGACCTTTTAACCTTAAGACAGAAAGCTGCAAGAGCTTTGCTACCGA CACTATGCCAGAGGAAGCGGAGGAAGGGCATTCGCGGGAATTTGCTGATAGGATGCCGAGCAGGCATCGTGCAACTTTAACag GATTGACTGTCGGTGGAAACGAGAATCCCTACAGTGCTGACCCTGTAGGTTGTTCTGAGCCTTATGAAGCTCTAAAATGCATTGGAAGTAACGAAACACCAAAGGAAGAAAATATTTATAAAGTACCAAGAAGTTCAACTTCAATATTTTGTCCTGATCCAGGACCCAAAGATGAGTTAGCCGCAGATCAAAAAGATACAACTACTACACCTGCAGGTAACCATCCCGATGGAAAACCTACTGAATCTGCGAAAAGAAAGCCAGTCCCGACTCCTCGTCGGTCGAAAGAATGGCAAACATTCCGTAAAGATGCGGTTCTCGTCAGGGAAATTGTGTCAACGACTGGGCTTGTGAGAAAAGACTCGGATGATAAAAGAACATTAATTGACGAGCGTTCAGAGAAAGACGTCAAGTTGAAAACGATTAGTGAGAGCCAGCCATCGCAAGTTGAGGAGCCAGGGCGAATGCCACCACCAGATTTGGAGATTCCGGTCAATGCCGAGGCAACGTCTGCAAATTCTCGAAGGCAAGGTTCGGATTTTCTGTTTGGGAGTTTCCAACCCGTCCAAGGTGAAGAGACCTTCACTGCCTCCCAATCTGCGGGCCATGTTGAGTTGAACCAGCAACCAGAAGAAATACCAGAGTATGAAGAGATTTTTGATTTCGTTCCACCTATTCCTCCAAAGACGCATAAACAAGAAGATGACCTGTCCGTATACAAAATCCCTCGTTCGATTCCAATGCAGCGCCACGTTGGACCAAATGTCAACGAGGCCAAAGTAGACGAATACGTCATTAAAAAGATTCAAGAAGAGTGTGGTGAGGATGTTGATCGAGGTGTGTGTTACAGTGCTTTTCATCAGTGTCAAGGAAACCTTGAAGAGGCTATCCTTATGGTGAAAGCGCAAAAGCTTTCCACGATCACAGGAGAGACTATTGACTTCTGTAAAAGGACATTGAAGCACTGTAGTCATAATATAGAACGTGCGGCAAACTATATATTTGGATAG